The region GTCTGTATCTGTGTCTGTATCTGTATCAGTGTCTGTATCTGTATCAGTGTCAGTATCCGTATCTGTGTCTGTATCAGTATCTGTGTCTGTGTCAGTGTCTGTGTCTGTGTCTGTATCTGTATCCGTGTCAGTGTCGGTATCTGTGTCTGTATCCGTGTCAGTGTCTGTGTCAGTATCAGTATCTGTATCCGTATCTGTATCCGTATCTGTGTCCGTATCTGTGTCAGTATCGGTATCTGTGTCGGTATCAGTATCAGTGTCTGTGTCTGTATCTGTGTCAGTATCAGTATCTGTGTCCGTATCAGTATCAGTGTCTGTATCTGTGTCAGTGTCAGTGTCAGTATCTGTATCCGTGTCTGTATCTGTATCTGTGTCTGTATCTGTGTCAGTGTCTGTATCTGTATCAGTGTCTGTGTCAGTGTCTGTATCTGTATCTGTATCTGTATCTGTATCTGTGTCTGTATCCGTATCAGTATCTGTGTCTGTATCTGTGTCTGTGTCAGTGTCCGTATCAGTGTCAGTATCTGTGTCAGTGTCTGTATCTGTGTCAGTGTCCGTATCCGTATCAGTGTCTGTGTCTGTGTCTGTGTCGGTATCTGTGTCAGTGTCAGTATCTGTATCTGTGTCAGTATCTGTATCTGTGTCAGTATCTGTGTCTGTGTCTGTGTCAGTGTCAGTATCTGTGTCTGTGTCAGTGTCAGTATCTGTGTCTGTGTCTGTATCCGTATCAGTGTCTGTATCTGTATCAGTATCTGTATCAGTATCTGTATCAGTATCTGTATCCGTGTCAGTGTCCGTATCTGTGTCTGTATCTGTGTCTGTATCTGTATCAGTATCTGTATCAGTGTCTGTATCTGTATCAGTATCTGTATCCGTGTCAGTGTCCGTATCTGTGTCTGTATCAGTGTCCGTATCTGTGTCTGTGTCTGTATCTGTATCAGTATCTGTATCCGTGTCAGTGTCCGTATCTGTGTCTGTATCTGTGTCTGTATCAGTATCTGTATCTGTATCTGTGTCTGTATCTGTGTCTGTGTCTGTATCTGTGTCTGTATCAGTATCTGTGTCAGTATCTGTATCCGTATCAGTATCTGTATCTGTGTCAGTATCAGTATCAGTGTCTGTATCTGTGTCTGTATCTGTGTCTGTGTCAGTGTCTGTATCTGTGTCAGTATCTGTATCTGTGTCAGTGTCTGTGTCTGTATCCGTATCTGTGTCTGTATCCGTATCAGTATCTGTGTCTGTATCTGTGTCTGTATCTGTGTCCGTATCTGTGTCTGTATCCGTATCTGTGTCTGTATCAGTATCTGTATCTGTATCTGTATCTGTGTCCGTATCTGTATCTGTATCTGTGTCAGTGTCCGTATCAGTATCTGTATCTGTATCAGTATCTGTGTCAGTATCTGTGTCCGTATCAGTATCTGTATCTGTGTCAGTGTCTGTATCTGTGTCAGTATCTGTGTCTGTATCTGTGTCAGTGTCTGTATCAGTGTCCGTATCCGTATCAGTGTCTGTGTCTGTATCTGTATCTGTGTCTGTATCAGTGTCTGTATCTGTGTCTGTGTCAGTGTCTGTATCTGTGTCAGTGTCTGTGTCTGTATCTGTATCTGTGTCTGTATCCGTATCAGTATCCGTATCAGTATCTGTGTCTGTATCTGTATCTGTGTCAGTGTCTGTATCTGTATCTGTATCTGTGTCTGTATCTGTGTCTGTATCAGTATCTGTGTCTGTATCTGTGTCCGTATCAGTATCTGTATCTGTGTCTGTGTCCGTATCTGTATCCGTATCCGTATCAGTGTCCGTATCTGTATCCGTGTCAGTGTCCGTATCTGTATCTGTATCTGTGTCTGTATCCGTATCTGTATCCGTATCTGTATCCGTATCTGTGTCTGTATCTGTGTCCGTATCTGTATCTGTGTCAGTGTCCGTATCAGTGTCAGTATCAGTATCTGTATCTGTATCCGTATCTGTGTCTGTGTCTGTGTCCGTATCTGTATCCGTGTCTGTGTCTGTGTCTATATCTGTATCATTATCTGTATCACTGTCTGACTCTAGCCTAATACCTCTTTCTGTAGTCTCTGCAGGAGTTGCATCTTGTGTTGTATCATCTTCAATAAATAATGTTCCATCACTTAAGATTTCACCAGCTGCTGCTGCATCTAATTGTTCTACTAATGCCCCAAAGTTATCTATGATTGAACCATCTAAGTCTGCAAGAGAACTAACCGCTAAGCTCTCTTTTAATGCTTCAATAATTTCACCGCTTTTAAATTCTGGATTAGAAACTGCTTCTAAAATTTCTTTTTCACCATCAGTTGTTGCAGAAACACCTAATGCTGTATTTAAAGCAAATATATCATCAGGCTTATTATTCTTTATAAGCCCTGCCATATTGTCTAAAGAAACTTCGTATCTCTGCCCATTTTCAAGTAAAAATAGCTTAATTGTTTCTTCTTCATTTGCAAGAGAGAAAGTATATTTGTCAGCCCCTAAGAAGTAGAATTGTTCACCCTCTAAAGGTTTCAATTCCATTCCATTGGTAACTAATTTTTCTTCTAGTTCACCATTTATATGTCTTATAATCAGTTTCATCATAGATCCTTTGCGGTTTTATCTACTACCATCTTATAAGAAAAAAGTTTTTAATAAGTTTCTTTTATTTATTTTTTACAAATTCTTTTATTCTTTCATAATCTTCTATAAAATCCACTTCTGCCCAAAAAGCACCTTTTATATCTTTTATATATACATTTTTACCTGTTTCAACTAGTGAATAAAAGACATCTTCCCACCACATATTGTATTCACCTTTATCAACCAAGTATTCTAATTGAGCTTTCATGATTTTTAAATCTTTTTTCTGAATCTTAGCTATACCTACGTATTCACCGGTAGTGTCTTCATTTTTTAATTCTTTTCCAAACTTTATTAGTTTATTACCTTCCCAATAAAATCTATAATCGGCATCTTCAATCCTTGTGCTATCTGACAAAAAAACTGGAGATAAGTCTGTATTAATTAAATCTTGCAACATAGAATCTTCTATAAATAAATCTGCATTTAAAATTATTAAATCATCATCTAATAAGTCATTTTTAGCGAACCACATAGAAGCAATAGAATTAGTAACTTTATAAAATGGGTTTTTATATGTTTTATAATCAAAACCTTTTAAAGCTTCATGTATATACTTTTCCTGATATCCAACAACAATTGTAATATCTGTAATATTATTACGATAAAAAAGTTCCATTGTTCTTCTTATTAAAGGTTTTCCTCCAACATCAACACACGATTTTGGATGATCTCCAAGATACCTACTAATTCTTGTTCCAACCCCTGCAGCTAAAATTAATACTTTCATTACTTCTCCTATTTTAATAAATCTAAAATTTTTTGCATATTTTCATCATCAACAATTGAAAATCTAATACAATTCTCAAGACACTTTTGTTTAAAATCATATTTAATTAAAAATTTATTTTCTAACAATATATTTTTATGAAATTCATAATTTGATGATTTAAGTAATATAAAATTTGCATATGTATCCATATATTTTATATCTTTTAATTGAGCAGATTTAAAAATTTGTTGCCACTTTTTAACTTGATTGACATTTTTTTCTAAAATTTTTTGGGCATTCTCTAAAACTTTTTTCCCTACTGTTCCTGCTAAATAATCAATCTCATCTATGGGTTTATATTTTCTAAGAAGTTCTATATTTTCAGGATTTGAAATGGCATACCCCACTCTAGCCCCAGGAATTCCTAAGGCTTTTGAAAAGGTTCTTGTAATAATTAAATTTGGAAACTCTTTTATTAAACTTACAGTATCTATATCTATATAATGAAAATATGCCTCATCTAATAAAAAGATTGTATCAGTCTTTAAAGTGTGTTTTGCAATAGCTTTTACCTCATCAAGAGTAAACATAGTTCCAGTAAAATTATGGGGATTTATAAGTGAGAATAATCTTGTATTTTTTGTAACTTTATCTATAATATCTTCAACTTTTGTAGTTGCATCATCTCTAAATTCAACATATTTTTTCACTGCTTTTCTATGATAACTAAAAACATCATACATGGCAAAACTTGGGTTATAATATACTACTTCATCATTTTCATCAATAAATACTTCAAATACATACTTTAGTGCTTGTTCGCTGCCTTGAGTGATAAGTAGATTATTAACATCAACTCCTACAAATTTTGCTAACTTCTCATATAAATCATATAAGTCAGGATAGATCCTTAACATCTTCATATCTAAATCATTAAACATACCATCAATTGAATCAAAGGCACTAAAAGGGGGTTCATTTTTATCTAAACAAACATATTGGTCTCTATCATTTTTTTCTAAAGGTGGTCTAAATAGTTTAGAAATATATTCACTGTTTCTCATTTTATTTCCTATTCTTTCTATGAAAATATTATTGAATCGATATTTTTAAAAGTTACATATCCATTTGTATTACCTTGATAATTAACCAATGCAACTGTTTTAACTTTTCTATATACTATTTTTTCATAATTTTCTCTCAAAAAAGTTTCTAAATCATCAAATTCTGTAATTCCATATTTTATTAATGAAAATACTATCTTTTGCCTATTTGTATAAAGGTTAAAATATTTACATTCTGCTTCTGTTACTAAAACATCTATTTTATCGTCAAATTGAAACTCATATCCTAATTTATTTTCATCAAATAATATCTCTTCTTTTAATAATTCATCTACAGGAATATCTATTTTATCAATAACCATTTCAAGTAAGATTCCACAGTTTTCATCTTCTAAATCAAATTTTGAATAATTTCTTTTTGATTGAATCTTTTCAATATCCCTTAATAGAGCTGATTTTAAATCTTTTCTACGGCTACCCCATTTGGTTGAACCTTTACCATCTTGAAATAAAGTTAAATATATTAATGATAAAGAAGAATTGAATTTATATTTTTGTTCAAATGCTCTTAATGAAAAGTTTTTATCAAACTTATTTCCATCTATAAACTCTTTTCTAATTCCCTCTAATAAATATCTTTCTGGCTCATTCATAAACTCATCCTCAAATTTTCTTTTTACTGTTTCTTTTAATTTTCCATCCCAATCAATTCCCGATGCCAAATTTGAAAC is a window of Halarcobacter sp. DNA encoding:
- a CDS encoding phosphocholine cytidylyltransferase family protein encodes the protein MKVLILAAGVGTRISRYLGDHPKSCVDVGGKPLIRRTMELFYRNNITDITIVVGYQEKYIHEALKGFDYKTYKNPFYKVTNSIASMWFAKNDLLDDDLIILNADLFIEDSMLQDLINTDLSPVFLSDSTRIEDADYRFYWEGNKLIKFGKELKNEDTTGEYVGIAKIQKKDLKIMKAQLEYLVDKGEYNMWWEDVFYSLVETGKNVYIKDIKGAFWAEVDFIEDYERIKEFVKNK
- a CDS encoding histidinol-phosphate transaminase → MRNSEYISKLFRPPLEKNDRDQYVCLDKNEPPFSAFDSIDGMFNDLDMKMLRIYPDLYDLYEKLAKFVGVDVNNLLITQGSEQALKYVFEVFIDENDEVVYYNPSFAMYDVFSYHRKAVKKYVEFRDDATTKVEDIIDKVTKNTRLFSLINPHNFTGTMFTLDEVKAIAKHTLKTDTIFLLDEAYFHYIDIDTVSLIKEFPNLIITRTFSKALGIPGARVGYAISNPENIELLRKYKPIDEIDYLAGTVGKKVLENAQKILEKNVNQVKKWQQIFKSAQLKDIKYMDTYANFILLKSSNYEFHKNILLENKFLIKYDFKQKCLENCIRFSIVDDENMQKILDLLK